The proteins below are encoded in one region of Canis lupus familiaris isolate Mischka breed German Shepherd chromosome 21, alternate assembly UU_Cfam_GSD_1.0, whole genome shotgun sequence:
- the MS4A14 gene encoding membrane-spanning 4-domains subfamily A member 14 isoform X3 — protein sequence MESSSEVKRSAHVITIQPNDTILTAFPYGPQSSLLDFLKGEPKVLGALQILLASIIVGVGSIFAFNYINFSQRFPLVFLTGYPFWGALIYVITGYLTGINDKAKCMGQGVTAMNVISSLVAVAGIILTIISYRYQHKYCQTPSLEGICVIGRVLYNGILSVLLIISIAELSIAVTIVSFRSKCWTNSNEIVFFLPSDVTQDSSLSAPEENAAIQFEFHEQSSTNDSISNTQPVFIGGYTFFKLRISKNPLTFRYSRRRGSNTYYTSSESVLDEQRKSIPPLSQLYEEETKLKLFPPASKKKPTENILPTTQIKDEDLKSAITQLAKKQTQLQQSQALPSQVSPSYSVKKPQQLSPKDFPSQALPAQVLVSEAPKPHFMQPHGLTSEDMPYQDISSEDQQSLGIAHQNSPYQDISSQNIPYQSMLSPHLPPQDIPNQNLLSQIQTLPTQVMLFEAPTFHAAQSSNIQRLNQQSLELQQQNQQYMQAAYQDMQSEVKLLTQEWKSKEDFHSRKSSKWQSLDWQNENSQSLKSPNLEQQNKSLQSPKQKAPDQQIQGQQSLKRKSLDQHIKDWLSPKRHSIDKQIQVKQDRQQHLDQQAEVQVVQWEQLQRQGEDQQDGEKQSPMRQHKERQDKALQVYKGQAIKKQSKYQQTEDLQVQEEKSLKQPHQDGQLQIQEHQGWQFSGQQSQDWKAQGWRSKDWKVQEMQLEMPHSLKWESQIQQTQDLLEKESLKQKALHQDVQAVHAITRPQQLQSIPFQDSQYQDKHQQDLKYTDTQKEDMHTNTMQTDNKSEDMKSESQNLYNLQMEDKKPDCNCSSCQSSVQDTHFTSTSDINSEQDVQKNISICSTTYQEDITLTTTSCYPKDQQHSEDSD from the exons ATGGAGTCATCATCTGAAGTCAAAAGATCGGCCCATGTCATCACTATACAACCAAATGATACAATACTGACTGCATTTCCCTATGGACCTCAGAGCTCTCTGCTGGATTTCCTGAAGGGAGAGCCAAAAGTCTTGGGG GCTCTCCAGATCCTGCTTGCATCGATCATTGTGGGCGTTGGAAgtatatttgcatttaattaCATCAATTTCTCCCAGAGGTTTCCCCTCGTTTTCCTCACAGGATATCCCTTCTGGGGAGCACTTATT TATGTTATTACAGGATACCTCACAGGAATCAATGACAAGGCAAAATGTATG gGACAAGGTGTCACGGCCATGAATGTTATCAGCTCCTTGGTTGCAGTGGCTGGGATTATTCTAACCATTATCAGCTACAGATATCAGCACAAATACTGCCAGACGCCTTCCCTCGAAGGAATCTGTGTTATAGGTAGAGTTCTTTACAAT GGAATTTTGTCAGTCTTACTGATCATCAGCATAGCAGAGCTCAGCATCGCTGTGACTATCGTCTCCTTCAGAAGCAAGTGCTGGACAAACTCCAATGAG ATTGTATTTTTCTTGCCTTCGGATGTTACTCAAGATAGTTCATTATCTGCCCCTGAAGAAAATGCTGCAATACAATTTGAGTTTCATGAACAGTCTTCTACTAATGATTCAATATCAAACACACAGCCTGTTTTCATTGGAGGTTATACTTTCTTCAAGTTAAGAATCTCAAAAAATCCTTTAACCTTTCGATATTCAAGGAGGAGAGGTAGCAATACTTATTATACATCTTCTGAGTCTGTGCTAGATGAACAACGGAAAAGTATCCCTCCACTTTCACAACTTTATGAGGAAGAAACTAAACTGAAACTTTTTCCTCCTGCATCAAAGAAAAAGCCCACGGAAAATATTCTGCCTACTAcacaaataaaagatgaagatCTAAAATCTGCTATCACACAACTcgcaaaaaaacaaacccaactgCAGCAGTCCCAAGCTTTGCCATCCCAAGTTTCTCCATCCTATTCTGTAAAAAAGCCCCAACAGTTATCACCTAAAGACTTTCCATCCCAAGCTTTGCCAGCCCAAGTCCTAGTATCTGAAGCCCCAAAACCTCATTTCATGCAGCCTCATGGCCTAACATCAGAAGACATGCCATACCAAGACATATCATCCGAAGACCAACAATCCCTAGGCATTGCACATCAAAATTCTCCTTATCAAGACATATCATCCCAGAACATACCATATCAAAGCATGCTATCCCCACATCTACCACCCCAAGACATACCTAACCAAAATCTGCTTTCCCAGATACAAACTCTGCCTACACAAGTCATGCTATTTGAAGCCCCAACATTCCATGCTGCACAGTCCTCTAATATACAACGCCTAAATCAGCAGTCCTTAGAGCTtcaacaacaaaaccaacaatATATGCAAGCAGCATATCAAGATATGCAATCAGAAGTCAAGTTACTGACCCAAGAATGGAAATCTAAGGAGGACTTCCATAGCAGGAAATCCTCAAAGTGGCAATCCCTAGACTGGCAAAATGAAAATTCGCAATCTCTAAAGTCACCTAATTTAgagcaacaaaacaaaagcttGCAATCTCCAAAACAGAAAGCCCCAGACCAGCAAATTCAAGGCCAACAATCCCTAAAAAGGAAATCCCTAGACCAGCACATCAAGGATTGGCTATCTCCAAAGAGGCACTCTATAGATAAGCAAATCCAAGTTAAGCAAGACAGACAGCAACACCTAGATCAGCAAGCTGAGGTCCAGGTGGTCCAATGGGAACAATTACAAAGGCAAGGTGAAGATCAACAGGACGGAGAGAAGCAATCTCCAATgagacaacacaaagaaagacAAGATAAAGCTCTACAGGTTTATAAGGGGCAAGCCatcaagaaacaaagcaaataccAGCAAACTGAAGACCTGCAGGTACAAGAGGAGAAATCTCTAAAGCAGCCACATCAAGATGGGCAACTCCAAATCCAGGAACACCAAGGCTGGCAATTTTCAGGCCAACAATCCCAAGATTGGAAAGCTCAAGGCTGGAGAAGCAAAGACTGGAAAGTGCAGGAAATGCAATTAGAAATGCCTCATTCCCTAAAGTGGGAATCTCAAATCCAGCAAACCCAAGATCTATTAGAAAAAGAATCCCTAAAGCAGAAGGCTCTACACCAAGATGTCCAAGCTGTGCATGCCATAACTCGACCTCAACAATTACAGAGCATTCCATTTCAAGACAGTCAGTATCAAGATAAGCACCAACAAGACCTTAAATACACAGATACCCAAAAAGAAGATATGCATACAAACACCATGCAAACAGACAACAaatcagaagacatgaaaagTGAGAGCCAAAACCTATACAACCTGCAGATGGAAGACAAAAAGCCAGATTGTAATTGTTCCTCCTGCCAAAGCTCAGTGCAAGACACACATTTCACCTCTACATCCGATATAAACTCAGAACAAGATGTTCAGAAAAACATTTCAATTTGCTCAACTACATACCAAGAAGATATAACTTTAACTACCACCTCATGTTACCCGAAAGACCAACAGCATTCTGAAGACTCTGACTAA
- the MS4A14 gene encoding membrane-spanning 4-domains subfamily A member 14 isoform X4: protein MYVITGYLTGINDKAKCMGQGVTAMNVISSLVAVAGIILTIISYRYQHKYCQTPSLEGICVIGRVLYNGILSVLLIISIAELSIAVTIVSFRSKCWTNSNEIVFFLPSDVTQDSSLSAPEENAAIQFEFHEQSSTNDSISNTQPVFIGGYTFFKLRISKNPLTFRYSRRRGSNTYYTSSESVLDEQRKSIPPLSQLYEEETKLKLFPPASKKKPTENILPTTQIKDEDLKSAITQLAKKQTQLQQSQALPSQVSPSYSVKKPQQLSPKDFPSQALPAQVLVSEAPKPHFMQPHGLTSEDMPYQDISSEDQQSLGIAHQNSPYQDISSQNIPYQSMLSPHLPPQDIPNQNLLSQIQTLPTQVMLFEAPTFHAAQSSNIQRLNQQSLELQQQNQQYMQAAYQDMQSEVKLLTQEWKSKEDFHSRKSSKWQSLDWQNENSQSLKSPNLEQQNKSLQSPKQKAPDQQIQGQQSLKRKSLDQHIKDWLSPKRHSIDKQIQVKQDRQQHLDQQAEVQVVQWEQLQRQGEDQQDGEKQSPMRQHKERQDKALQVYKGQAIKKQSKYQQTEDLQVQEEKSLKQPHQDGQLQIQEHQGWQFSGQQSQDWKAQGWRSKDWKVQEMQLEMPHSLKWESQIQQTQDLLEKESLKQKALHQDVQAVHAITRPQQLQSIPFQDSQYQDKHQQDLKYTDTQKEDMHTNTMQTDNKSEDMKSESQNLYNLQMEDKKPDCNCSSCQSSVQDTHFTSTSDINSEQDVQKNISICSTTYQEDITLTTTSCYPKDQQHSEDSD, encoded by the exons ATG TATGTTATTACAGGATACCTCACAGGAATCAATGACAAGGCAAAATGTATG gGACAAGGTGTCACGGCCATGAATGTTATCAGCTCCTTGGTTGCAGTGGCTGGGATTATTCTAACCATTATCAGCTACAGATATCAGCACAAATACTGCCAGACGCCTTCCCTCGAAGGAATCTGTGTTATAGGTAGAGTTCTTTACAAT GGAATTTTGTCAGTCTTACTGATCATCAGCATAGCAGAGCTCAGCATCGCTGTGACTATCGTCTCCTTCAGAAGCAAGTGCTGGACAAACTCCAATGAG ATTGTATTTTTCTTGCCTTCGGATGTTACTCAAGATAGTTCATTATCTGCCCCTGAAGAAAATGCTGCAATACAATTTGAGTTTCATGAACAGTCTTCTACTAATGATTCAATATCAAACACACAGCCTGTTTTCATTGGAGGTTATACTTTCTTCAAGTTAAGAATCTCAAAAAATCCTTTAACCTTTCGATATTCAAGGAGGAGAGGTAGCAATACTTATTATACATCTTCTGAGTCTGTGCTAGATGAACAACGGAAAAGTATCCCTCCACTTTCACAACTTTATGAGGAAGAAACTAAACTGAAACTTTTTCCTCCTGCATCAAAGAAAAAGCCCACGGAAAATATTCTGCCTACTAcacaaataaaagatgaagatCTAAAATCTGCTATCACACAACTcgcaaaaaaacaaacccaactgCAGCAGTCCCAAGCTTTGCCATCCCAAGTTTCTCCATCCTATTCTGTAAAAAAGCCCCAACAGTTATCACCTAAAGACTTTCCATCCCAAGCTTTGCCAGCCCAAGTCCTAGTATCTGAAGCCCCAAAACCTCATTTCATGCAGCCTCATGGCCTAACATCAGAAGACATGCCATACCAAGACATATCATCCGAAGACCAACAATCCCTAGGCATTGCACATCAAAATTCTCCTTATCAAGACATATCATCCCAGAACATACCATATCAAAGCATGCTATCCCCACATCTACCACCCCAAGACATACCTAACCAAAATCTGCTTTCCCAGATACAAACTCTGCCTACACAAGTCATGCTATTTGAAGCCCCAACATTCCATGCTGCACAGTCCTCTAATATACAACGCCTAAATCAGCAGTCCTTAGAGCTtcaacaacaaaaccaacaatATATGCAAGCAGCATATCAAGATATGCAATCAGAAGTCAAGTTACTGACCCAAGAATGGAAATCTAAGGAGGACTTCCATAGCAGGAAATCCTCAAAGTGGCAATCCCTAGACTGGCAAAATGAAAATTCGCAATCTCTAAAGTCACCTAATTTAgagcaacaaaacaaaagcttGCAATCTCCAAAACAGAAAGCCCCAGACCAGCAAATTCAAGGCCAACAATCCCTAAAAAGGAAATCCCTAGACCAGCACATCAAGGATTGGCTATCTCCAAAGAGGCACTCTATAGATAAGCAAATCCAAGTTAAGCAAGACAGACAGCAACACCTAGATCAGCAAGCTGAGGTCCAGGTGGTCCAATGGGAACAATTACAAAGGCAAGGTGAAGATCAACAGGACGGAGAGAAGCAATCTCCAATgagacaacacaaagaaagacAAGATAAAGCTCTACAGGTTTATAAGGGGCAAGCCatcaagaaacaaagcaaataccAGCAAACTGAAGACCTGCAGGTACAAGAGGAGAAATCTCTAAAGCAGCCACATCAAGATGGGCAACTCCAAATCCAGGAACACCAAGGCTGGCAATTTTCAGGCCAACAATCCCAAGATTGGAAAGCTCAAGGCTGGAGAAGCAAAGACTGGAAAGTGCAGGAAATGCAATTAGAAATGCCTCATTCCCTAAAGTGGGAATCTCAAATCCAGCAAACCCAAGATCTATTAGAAAAAGAATCCCTAAAGCAGAAGGCTCTACACCAAGATGTCCAAGCTGTGCATGCCATAACTCGACCTCAACAATTACAGAGCATTCCATTTCAAGACAGTCAGTATCAAGATAAGCACCAACAAGACCTTAAATACACAGATACCCAAAAAGAAGATATGCATACAAACACCATGCAAACAGACAACAaatcagaagacatgaaaagTGAGAGCCAAAACCTATACAACCTGCAGATGGAAGACAAAAAGCCAGATTGTAATTGTTCCTCCTGCCAAAGCTCAGTGCAAGACACACATTTCACCTCTACATCCGATATAAACTCAGAACAAGATGTTCAGAAAAACATTTCAATTTGCTCAACTACATACCAAGAAGATATAACTTTAACTACCACCTCATGTTACCCGAAAGACCAACAGCATTCTGAAGACTCTGACTAA
- the MS4A14 gene encoding membrane-spanning 4-domains subfamily A member 14 isoform X1, with protein MESSSEVKRSAHVITIQPNDTILTAFPYGPQSSLLDFLKGEPKVLGALQILLASIIVGVGSIFAFNYINFSQRFPLVFLTGYPFWGALIVNNILISQVYTLSCAYHKRSYHLSPDISTEYVITGYLTGINDKAKCMGQGVTAMNVISSLVAVAGIILTIISYRYQHKYCQTPSLEGICVIGRVLYNGILSVLLIISIAELSIAVTIVSFRSKCWTNSNEIVFFLPSDVTQDSSLSAPEENAAIQFEFHEQSSTNDSISNTQPVFIGGYTFFKLRISKNPLTFRYSRRRGSNTYYTSSESVLDEQRKSIPPLSQLYEEETKLKLFPPASKKKPTENILPTTQIKDEDLKSAITQLAKKQTQLQQSQALPSQVSPSYSVKKPQQLSPKDFPSQALPAQVLVSEAPKPHFMQPHGLTSEDMPYQDISSEDQQSLGIAHQNSPYQDISSQNIPYQSMLSPHLPPQDIPNQNLLSQIQTLPTQVMLFEAPTFHAAQSSNIQRLNQQSLELQQQNQQYMQAAYQDMQSEVKLLTQEWKSKEDFHSRKSSKWQSLDWQNENSQSLKSPNLEQQNKSLQSPKQKAPDQQIQGQQSLKRKSLDQHIKDWLSPKRHSIDKQIQVKQDRQQHLDQQAEVQVVQWEQLQRQGEDQQDGEKQSPMRQHKERQDKALQVYKGQAIKKQSKYQQTEDLQVQEEKSLKQPHQDGQLQIQEHQGWQFSGQQSQDWKAQGWRSKDWKVQEMQLEMPHSLKWESQIQQTQDLLEKESLKQKALHQDVQAVHAITRPQQLQSIPFQDSQYQDKHQQDLKYTDTQKEDMHTNTMQTDNKSEDMKSESQNLYNLQMEDKKPDCNCSSCQSSVQDTHFTSTSDINSEQDVQKNISICSTTYQEDITLTTTSCYPKDQQHSEDSD; from the exons ATGGAGTCATCATCTGAAGTCAAAAGATCGGCCCATGTCATCACTATACAACCAAATGATACAATACTGACTGCATTTCCCTATGGACCTCAGAGCTCTCTGCTGGATTTCCTGAAGGGAGAGCCAAAAGTCTTGGGG GCTCTCCAGATCCTGCTTGCATCGATCATTGTGGGCGTTGGAAgtatatttgcatttaattaCATCAATTTCTCCCAGAGGTTTCCCCTCGTTTTCCTCACAGGATATCCCTTCTGGGGAGCACTTATT gtgaACAACATACTGATTtcacaagtttatacattatccTGTGCTTACCACAAACGTAGCTACCACCTGTCGCCAGACATCTCTACTGAG TATGTTATTACAGGATACCTCACAGGAATCAATGACAAGGCAAAATGTATG gGACAAGGTGTCACGGCCATGAATGTTATCAGCTCCTTGGTTGCAGTGGCTGGGATTATTCTAACCATTATCAGCTACAGATATCAGCACAAATACTGCCAGACGCCTTCCCTCGAAGGAATCTGTGTTATAGGTAGAGTTCTTTACAAT GGAATTTTGTCAGTCTTACTGATCATCAGCATAGCAGAGCTCAGCATCGCTGTGACTATCGTCTCCTTCAGAAGCAAGTGCTGGACAAACTCCAATGAG ATTGTATTTTTCTTGCCTTCGGATGTTACTCAAGATAGTTCATTATCTGCCCCTGAAGAAAATGCTGCAATACAATTTGAGTTTCATGAACAGTCTTCTACTAATGATTCAATATCAAACACACAGCCTGTTTTCATTGGAGGTTATACTTTCTTCAAGTTAAGAATCTCAAAAAATCCTTTAACCTTTCGATATTCAAGGAGGAGAGGTAGCAATACTTATTATACATCTTCTGAGTCTGTGCTAGATGAACAACGGAAAAGTATCCCTCCACTTTCACAACTTTATGAGGAAGAAACTAAACTGAAACTTTTTCCTCCTGCATCAAAGAAAAAGCCCACGGAAAATATTCTGCCTACTAcacaaataaaagatgaagatCTAAAATCTGCTATCACACAACTcgcaaaaaaacaaacccaactgCAGCAGTCCCAAGCTTTGCCATCCCAAGTTTCTCCATCCTATTCTGTAAAAAAGCCCCAACAGTTATCACCTAAAGACTTTCCATCCCAAGCTTTGCCAGCCCAAGTCCTAGTATCTGAAGCCCCAAAACCTCATTTCATGCAGCCTCATGGCCTAACATCAGAAGACATGCCATACCAAGACATATCATCCGAAGACCAACAATCCCTAGGCATTGCACATCAAAATTCTCCTTATCAAGACATATCATCCCAGAACATACCATATCAAAGCATGCTATCCCCACATCTACCACCCCAAGACATACCTAACCAAAATCTGCTTTCCCAGATACAAACTCTGCCTACACAAGTCATGCTATTTGAAGCCCCAACATTCCATGCTGCACAGTCCTCTAATATACAACGCCTAAATCAGCAGTCCTTAGAGCTtcaacaacaaaaccaacaatATATGCAAGCAGCATATCAAGATATGCAATCAGAAGTCAAGTTACTGACCCAAGAATGGAAATCTAAGGAGGACTTCCATAGCAGGAAATCCTCAAAGTGGCAATCCCTAGACTGGCAAAATGAAAATTCGCAATCTCTAAAGTCACCTAATTTAgagcaacaaaacaaaagcttGCAATCTCCAAAACAGAAAGCCCCAGACCAGCAAATTCAAGGCCAACAATCCCTAAAAAGGAAATCCCTAGACCAGCACATCAAGGATTGGCTATCTCCAAAGAGGCACTCTATAGATAAGCAAATCCAAGTTAAGCAAGACAGACAGCAACACCTAGATCAGCAAGCTGAGGTCCAGGTGGTCCAATGGGAACAATTACAAAGGCAAGGTGAAGATCAACAGGACGGAGAGAAGCAATCTCCAATgagacaacacaaagaaagacAAGATAAAGCTCTACAGGTTTATAAGGGGCAAGCCatcaagaaacaaagcaaataccAGCAAACTGAAGACCTGCAGGTACAAGAGGAGAAATCTCTAAAGCAGCCACATCAAGATGGGCAACTCCAAATCCAGGAACACCAAGGCTGGCAATTTTCAGGCCAACAATCCCAAGATTGGAAAGCTCAAGGCTGGAGAAGCAAAGACTGGAAAGTGCAGGAAATGCAATTAGAAATGCCTCATTCCCTAAAGTGGGAATCTCAAATCCAGCAAACCCAAGATCTATTAGAAAAAGAATCCCTAAAGCAGAAGGCTCTACACCAAGATGTCCAAGCTGTGCATGCCATAACTCGACCTCAACAATTACAGAGCATTCCATTTCAAGACAGTCAGTATCAAGATAAGCACCAACAAGACCTTAAATACACAGATACCCAAAAAGAAGATATGCATACAAACACCATGCAAACAGACAACAaatcagaagacatgaaaagTGAGAGCCAAAACCTATACAACCTGCAGATGGAAGACAAAAAGCCAGATTGTAATTGTTCCTCCTGCCAAAGCTCAGTGCAAGACACACATTTCACCTCTACATCCGATATAAACTCAGAACAAGATGTTCAGAAAAACATTTCAATTTGCTCAACTACATACCAAGAAGATATAACTTTAACTACCACCTCATGTTACCCGAAAGACCAACAGCATTCTGAAGACTCTGACTAA
- the MS4A14 gene encoding membrane-spanning 4-domains subfamily A member 14 isoform X2, giving the protein MESSSEVKRSAHVITIQPNDTILTAFPYGPQSSLLDFLKGEPKVLGALQILLASIIVGVGSIFAFNYINFSQRFPLVFLTGYPFWGALIVPEHQDPDVLKVQHQFLQEVSMPRILKYVITGYLTGINDKAKCMGQGVTAMNVISSLVAVAGIILTIISYRYQHKYCQTPSLEGICVIGRVLYNGILSVLLIISIAELSIAVTIVSFRSKCWTNSNEIVFFLPSDVTQDSSLSAPEENAAIQFEFHEQSSTNDSISNTQPVFIGGYTFFKLRISKNPLTFRYSRRRGSNTYYTSSESVLDEQRKSIPPLSQLYEEETKLKLFPPASKKKPTENILPTTQIKDEDLKSAITQLAKKQTQLQQSQALPSQVSPSYSVKKPQQLSPKDFPSQALPAQVLVSEAPKPHFMQPHGLTSEDMPYQDISSEDQQSLGIAHQNSPYQDISSQNIPYQSMLSPHLPPQDIPNQNLLSQIQTLPTQVMLFEAPTFHAAQSSNIQRLNQQSLELQQQNQQYMQAAYQDMQSEVKLLTQEWKSKEDFHSRKSSKWQSLDWQNENSQSLKSPNLEQQNKSLQSPKQKAPDQQIQGQQSLKRKSLDQHIKDWLSPKRHSIDKQIQVKQDRQQHLDQQAEVQVVQWEQLQRQGEDQQDGEKQSPMRQHKERQDKALQVYKGQAIKKQSKYQQTEDLQVQEEKSLKQPHQDGQLQIQEHQGWQFSGQQSQDWKAQGWRSKDWKVQEMQLEMPHSLKWESQIQQTQDLLEKESLKQKALHQDVQAVHAITRPQQLQSIPFQDSQYQDKHQQDLKYTDTQKEDMHTNTMQTDNKSEDMKSESQNLYNLQMEDKKPDCNCSSCQSSVQDTHFTSTSDINSEQDVQKNISICSTTYQEDITLTTTSCYPKDQQHSEDSD; this is encoded by the exons ATGGAGTCATCATCTGAAGTCAAAAGATCGGCCCATGTCATCACTATACAACCAAATGATACAATACTGACTGCATTTCCCTATGGACCTCAGAGCTCTCTGCTGGATTTCCTGAAGGGAGAGCCAAAAGTCTTGGGG GCTCTCCAGATCCTGCTTGCATCGATCATTGTGGGCGTTGGAAgtatatttgcatttaattaCATCAATTTCTCCCAGAGGTTTCCCCTCGTTTTCCTCACAGGATATCCCTTCTGGGGAGCACTTATT GTCCCTGAACACCAAGATCCAGATGTCCTCAAAGTCCAACACCAATTCCTACAAGAGGTTTCTATGCCCAGAATATTAAAA TATGTTATTACAGGATACCTCACAGGAATCAATGACAAGGCAAAATGTATG gGACAAGGTGTCACGGCCATGAATGTTATCAGCTCCTTGGTTGCAGTGGCTGGGATTATTCTAACCATTATCAGCTACAGATATCAGCACAAATACTGCCAGACGCCTTCCCTCGAAGGAATCTGTGTTATAGGTAGAGTTCTTTACAAT GGAATTTTGTCAGTCTTACTGATCATCAGCATAGCAGAGCTCAGCATCGCTGTGACTATCGTCTCCTTCAGAAGCAAGTGCTGGACAAACTCCAATGAG ATTGTATTTTTCTTGCCTTCGGATGTTACTCAAGATAGTTCATTATCTGCCCCTGAAGAAAATGCTGCAATACAATTTGAGTTTCATGAACAGTCTTCTACTAATGATTCAATATCAAACACACAGCCTGTTTTCATTGGAGGTTATACTTTCTTCAAGTTAAGAATCTCAAAAAATCCTTTAACCTTTCGATATTCAAGGAGGAGAGGTAGCAATACTTATTATACATCTTCTGAGTCTGTGCTAGATGAACAACGGAAAAGTATCCCTCCACTTTCACAACTTTATGAGGAAGAAACTAAACTGAAACTTTTTCCTCCTGCATCAAAGAAAAAGCCCACGGAAAATATTCTGCCTACTAcacaaataaaagatgaagatCTAAAATCTGCTATCACACAACTcgcaaaaaaacaaacccaactgCAGCAGTCCCAAGCTTTGCCATCCCAAGTTTCTCCATCCTATTCTGTAAAAAAGCCCCAACAGTTATCACCTAAAGACTTTCCATCCCAAGCTTTGCCAGCCCAAGTCCTAGTATCTGAAGCCCCAAAACCTCATTTCATGCAGCCTCATGGCCTAACATCAGAAGACATGCCATACCAAGACATATCATCCGAAGACCAACAATCCCTAGGCATTGCACATCAAAATTCTCCTTATCAAGACATATCATCCCAGAACATACCATATCAAAGCATGCTATCCCCACATCTACCACCCCAAGACATACCTAACCAAAATCTGCTTTCCCAGATACAAACTCTGCCTACACAAGTCATGCTATTTGAAGCCCCAACATTCCATGCTGCACAGTCCTCTAATATACAACGCCTAAATCAGCAGTCCTTAGAGCTtcaacaacaaaaccaacaatATATGCAAGCAGCATATCAAGATATGCAATCAGAAGTCAAGTTACTGACCCAAGAATGGAAATCTAAGGAGGACTTCCATAGCAGGAAATCCTCAAAGTGGCAATCCCTAGACTGGCAAAATGAAAATTCGCAATCTCTAAAGTCACCTAATTTAgagcaacaaaacaaaagcttGCAATCTCCAAAACAGAAAGCCCCAGACCAGCAAATTCAAGGCCAACAATCCCTAAAAAGGAAATCCCTAGACCAGCACATCAAGGATTGGCTATCTCCAAAGAGGCACTCTATAGATAAGCAAATCCAAGTTAAGCAAGACAGACAGCAACACCTAGATCAGCAAGCTGAGGTCCAGGTGGTCCAATGGGAACAATTACAAAGGCAAGGTGAAGATCAACAGGACGGAGAGAAGCAATCTCCAATgagacaacacaaagaaagacAAGATAAAGCTCTACAGGTTTATAAGGGGCAAGCCatcaagaaacaaagcaaataccAGCAAACTGAAGACCTGCAGGTACAAGAGGAGAAATCTCTAAAGCAGCCACATCAAGATGGGCAACTCCAAATCCAGGAACACCAAGGCTGGCAATTTTCAGGCCAACAATCCCAAGATTGGAAAGCTCAAGGCTGGAGAAGCAAAGACTGGAAAGTGCAGGAAATGCAATTAGAAATGCCTCATTCCCTAAAGTGGGAATCTCAAATCCAGCAAACCCAAGATCTATTAGAAAAAGAATCCCTAAAGCAGAAGGCTCTACACCAAGATGTCCAAGCTGTGCATGCCATAACTCGACCTCAACAATTACAGAGCATTCCATTTCAAGACAGTCAGTATCAAGATAAGCACCAACAAGACCTTAAATACACAGATACCCAAAAAGAAGATATGCATACAAACACCATGCAAACAGACAACAaatcagaagacatgaaaagTGAGAGCCAAAACCTATACAACCTGCAGATGGAAGACAAAAAGCCAGATTGTAATTGTTCCTCCTGCCAAAGCTCAGTGCAAGACACACATTTCACCTCTACATCCGATATAAACTCAGAACAAGATGTTCAGAAAAACATTTCAATTTGCTCAACTACATACCAAGAAGATATAACTTTAACTACCACCTCATGTTACCCGAAAGACCAACAGCATTCTGAAGACTCTGACTAA